The Etheostoma spectabile isolate EspeVRDwgs_2016 unplaced genomic scaffold, UIUC_Espe_1.0 scaffold00004397, whole genome shotgun sequence genome includes a region encoding these proteins:
- the LOC116677116 gene encoding zinc finger protein 135-like isoform X2, translated as MCKVQMLRALVEQRLTAAAEEIFGLFERTIAEYEEELCRSKEENERQRELLDAVFNPQLRVHRADVEQLLVLKEEVPPEQQECSAKVDQQDPEAPPHIKEEREELWSSKEGEQLQGLEEADITKFPFTPVPVKSEDDEEEAQSSQLHQRQTQHMETEADGEDCGGPEPARNSHPLLQPETEDQTGDSSEPETDDSADWKETREPQSALNSLKHDSGCKKTFSCSECGKRFGCKSSLKRHIMTHKGEKAFNCSVCRKSFKQRGHLRSHMAVHTGEKRFSCSVCNKRFTWSTQLKRHKCVGLMETETDGEDCGGPEPGRNSHPHLQSEIQDQTGDSSEPETNDSADWKETREPRSALNSLKHDSRYVQKLSVVKEEVPAEQQECSSSVDQQEPEAPPHIKEEQWSNLEGEQLQGLEEADITKFSFTPVPVKSEDDEEKDVEQLLVIKEEVPPEQQECSTKVDQQEPEVPPHIKEEQEELWSSQEGEQLQGLEEADITKFPFTPVPVKSEDDEEEAQSSQLHQRLTQHMETEADGEDCGGPEPANNSQPRLQSESQGQTGDSSEPKTDDSADWKETREPQSALNSLKHDSICKKRFSCSECGKRFVFKSDLKRHMRTHTREKPFSCSVCKKSFTQSGSLRLHMVVHTGEKRFSCRVCNKRFAWSAQLKKHKCVGQMETEADGEDCGGPEPARNSHPLLQPETEDQTGDSSEPETDDSADWKETREPQSALNSLKHDSRRKKTFSCSECGRRFGRKSYLKRHMMTHTGEKPFSCSVCKKSFTQRGGLQSHMVVHTGEKRFSCSECGKRFGLKSHLKNHMLTHTGEKPFSCSVCKKFFTRSEHLRSHMVVHTGEKPFSCSVCKKFFTRSEHLRSHMRIHTGEKPFSCSVCKKCFTRIGHLRSHMAVVHTGEKRYSCSVCNKRFAWSSQLRKHKCVGQMETEAD; from the exons atgttgagcaGCTGTTGGTGCTTAAAGAAgaggttccccctgagcagcaggagtgtagTGCCAAGGTGGACCAGCAGGATCCAgaggcccccccacacattaaagaggagcgggaggaactgtggagcagtaaggagggagagcagcttcaagggctggaggaggctgatatcaccaagttcccattcactcctgtccctgtgaagagtgaagatgatgaagaggaagctcagtcctcacagcttcatcaaagacaaactcaacacatggaaacagaagctgatggagaggactgtggaggaccagaaccagccaggaactcgcatccacttttacaaccagagactgaagaccagactggagactcttctgaacctgagactgatgacagtgctgattggaaggagaccagagaacctcagtcagctttaaactctctgaaacatgattcaGGGTGcaagaaaacattcagctgctctgagtgtgggaagAGATTTGGCTGCAAGTCATCTCTAAAGAGACACATTATGACTCACAAAGGAGAGAAAGCTTTCAACTGCTCAGTCTGTAGGAAATCTTTTAAACAGAGAGGACATTTACGGTCACATATGGcagtccacacaggagagaaaagattcagctgcagtgtttgtaacAAAAGATTTACCTGGAGCACTCAGCtcaaaagacataaatgtgttggtctGATGGAAACAGAaactgatggagaggactgtggaggaccagaaccaggcaggaactcacatccacaTCTACAATCAGAGATTcaagaccagactggagactcttctgaacctgagactaatgacagtgctgattggaaggagaccagagaacctcggtcagctttaaactctctgaaacatgattcaagat ATGTGCAGAAGCTGTCGGTGGTTAAAGAAGAGGTTCCCgctgagcagcaggagtgtagctccagtgtagaccagcaggagccagaggcccccccacacattaaagaggaacagtgGAGCAATCTGGaaggagagcagcttcaagggctggaggaggctgatatcaccaagttctcattcactcctgtccctgtgaagagtgaagatgatgaagagaaag ATGTTGAGCAGCTGTTGGTGATTAAAGAAgaggttccccctgagcagcaggagtgtagcACCAAGGTGGACCAGCAGGAGCCGGAGgtccccccacacattaaagaggagcaggaggaactgtggagcagtcaggagggagagcagcttcaagggctggaggaggctgatatcaccaagttccccttcactcctgtccctgtgaagagtgaagatgatgaagaggaagctcagtcctcacagcttcatcaaagactgactcaacacatggaaacagaagctgatggagaagactgtggaggaccagaaccagccaatAACTCACAGCCACGTTTACAATCAGAGAGTCAAGgccagactggagactcttctgaacctaagactgatgacagtgctgattggaaggagaccagagaacctcagtcagctttaaactctctgaaacatgattcaaTATGTAAAAAAcgattcagctgctctgagtgtgggaaaAGATTTGTCTTCAAGTCAGatctgaagagacacatgagaACTCACACAAGAGAGAAACCttttagctgctcagtctgtaagaaatcttttacacAGAGTGGAAGTTTACGGTTACACATGgtagtccacacaggagagaaacgaTTCAGCTGCAGGGTTTGTAACAAAAGATTTGCCTGGAGCGCTCAgctcaaaaaacataaatgtgttggtcagatggaaacagaagctgatggagaggactgtggaggaccagaaccagccaggaactcacatccacttttacaaccagaaactgaagaccagactggagactcttctgaacctgagactgatgacagtgctgattggaaggagaccagagaacctcagtcagctttaaactctctgaaacatgattcaagacgtaagaaaacattcagctgctctgagtgtgggaggAGATTTGGCCGCAAGTCATATCTTAAGAGACACATGAtgactcacacaggagaaaaacctttcagctgctcagtctgtaagaaatcttttacacAAAGAGGAGGTTTACAGTCACACATGgtagtccacacaggagagaaaagattcagctgctctgagtgtgggaaaAGATTTGGCTTAAAGTCACATCTGAAGAACCACATGCtaactcacacaggagaaaaaccttttagcTGTTCAGTCTGTAAGAAATTTTTTACACGGAGTGAACATTTACGGTCACACATGGTagtccacacaggagaaaaaccttttagctgctcagtctgtaagaaattTTTTACACGGAGTGAACATTTACGGtcacacatgagaatccacacaggagaaaaacctttcagctgctctgtTTGTAAGAAATGTTTTACACGGATAGGACATTTACGGTCACACATGGCCgtagtccacacaggagagaaaagataTAGCTGCTCTGTTTGTAACAAAAGATTTGCCTGGAGCTCTCAGCTcagaaaacataaatgtgttggtcagatggaaacagaagctgattaA